A window of the Lactuca sativa cultivar Salinas chromosome 5, Lsat_Salinas_v11, whole genome shotgun sequence genome harbors these coding sequences:
- the LOC111889565 gene encoding protein EARLY RESPONSIVE TO DEHYDRATION 15 — MTLVSGRTSTLNPNAPLFVPAAVRQVEDFSPEWWDLVTTSTWFHDYWLSQQQGEDGFFANTVDDFDFTDLLPDSIEADEDTLTMEAQYEQFLLLSEMERTNTFTPSPTFKQIPTNGLELESEVMRGLTLSKSMKEWGPKSPVEVARYWEKPAKAVSMSPKSRGQRIQQPR, encoded by the exons ATGACGTTAGTTTCAGGAAGAACTTCCACACTCAACCCCAACGCCCCACTGTTTGTCCCCGCCGCCGTACGCCAAGTTGAGGACTTCTCCCCGGAATGGTGGGACCTCGTCACAACCTCCACTTGGTTCCATGACTACTGGCTTAGCCAGCAACAGGGAGAAGATGGTTTCTTTGCTAACACAGTGGATGACTTCGATTTCACTGATCTCCTCCCTGATTCCATTGAAGCCGATGAAGACACTTTGACCATGGAAGCACAGTATGAGCAGTTCCTCCTTTTATCTGAAATGGAAAGAACAAACACTTTCACTCCATCACCTACCTTCAAGCAAATCCCCACAAATG GTCTGGAATTGGAGTCTGAAGTGATGAGGGGTTTGACTTTGTCAAAGTCAATGAAGGAGTGGGGTCCGAAGTCACCGGTGGAGGTGGCTAGGTATTGGGAGAAGCCAGCAAAAGCTGTGAGTATGAGCCCGAAGTCACGTGGACAGCGCATTCAGCAGCCTCGTTAA